In Planococcus shixiaomingii, the DNA window GCCTGCACGAATCATGTAATCACCTCTAAAATTCTTTTTGTCATCATACCAAATAAAGCCCCTAATAGCCACTAATGTGGAATAATAGAAGGAAAAAGGAGGCGGAAATTTTTGAATTGGAAAACATATCATTTTAATGATTTATCAGTTGGAAAATTATATGAAATTTTAAAGCTGCGCGTGAATGTTTTTGTAGTAGAGCAACAATGTCCTTATCCAGAACTAGATGATTTGGACCAAGAAGCAGTCCATATTGAATATGCGGAAGATGGAAAAACGCTCGCTTATGCACGCCTTGTTCCGGCAGGTGTGAAATACGACATTCCGTCAATCGGCAGAGTAATTGTCCATCCCGAAGCAAGAGGGCGTGGACTTGCCAAACAATTGATGGAACAATGCGTGGAATACATTCTTACGGAATGGCAGGCGGAAGAGATTCAATTGCAAGGCCAAGTTTATTTGCAGGAATTTTACCAAAGTTTCGGTTTTCAGCCGATTTCAGAAGAGTATGATGAAGATGGCATCCCGCATGTCGATATGAAATTCACACTAAAATGATGAAGCGCTGAAGCAGTTCCGGATTAACTCTTGAAAGTTAGGGTAATAAAAGATAATAATACTGTCACGCAGTGGGACGGCATTTTTGTTGCCCCTTACAGCGGGATAAATGGGATAGGAGTGGTTTAGATGGCAAAAAGAAGAGGTTTACTGATTGCTGGATTGGCTGCAGGAGCATACGCGTACTTCAAGAACCCTGAGAACCGAAGAAAAGCGACCATTGCTTTTAACAACACGAAATTGAAAGTGAATGATTTTATGGAGTCCCAAAACTTGGAAGGATACGATGGAACGAAGACGACGGCTTCATCAACTAAACCAAAGAGTGACGGCAAGACGCCAAGCGTTCAATATGTCAATGAAGACAAGAAGCCAGAGGGAGATGCTTCTTCGGGTTCTAGTGCAGATCAATTCGGACGTACCGATTCCGATACACTGGACAGCAAAAGTCCTTATAGCAATAGCTAAGAAGAATGGGAAATCTCCATTCTTTTTCTTTTTGGCCGTATCTTCAAGGACGTTTTGCGGAAATAATCTTACTTGCCTATAATAAATACTCATTATGGATTAGCATGACCATCAGTACGGGTAAAGACTTAAAAGAAGTCATTACACACCGGAGGTAACAAAATGAAAAAAGCGATGTTTATTTTAAATCCGTCTGCCGGAAAAGAGAAAGCGGCTGATTACCGGATAGACGTTCAATTTACGCTAGAACAGATGGGATATACGGTAGATACAAGAGAAACCGAGAAAAAAGGAGATGCTACCCGCTTTGCAAGAGAAGCGTGTGAGCAAGAATATGATTTTGTAGTAGCAATGGGAGGGGACGGTACGATAAACGAAGCGGTATCAGGCCTAGCCGAACAAAAACACCAGCCGCTGTTTTCGTTGATTCCGCTCGGCACTGTAAATGATTTTGCGCGGGCGTTAGGGGTTTCCTTAGATCCTGCAGAAGCAATTGAAGGATTACAGACCGGCTCTGAAAGATGGGTGGACATTGCTAAAGTGGGCAATCAATATTTTATGAATATCTTGGCACTTGGCCAAATTGCGGAATCGACGTATGAAGTGACTCCGGAACAAAAAACAAGGCTTGGGGCATTTGCTTATTTCATTGAAGGGCTCAAAGCAATCACTGAAGACGCTGAAATGTATTTTGAAATTGAACATGACCATGGCGAATGGAAAGGGGAAGCGAAACTTGTATTGGTGGCGTTGACCAACTCGGTAGGTGGGTTTGAGAAACTAGCGCCAGAAGCATTGACGGATGATGGCTTGCTGCATCTCTACATCGTAAAAAATGCGGCTCTTCCTGCTTTTATCCGAATTGCCGGCGCGTTATTGATTGGCAAACTTGAAAAAGATCCGGCTGTCGAGGTCGTCCACACCACAAAAGTATCAATCAATACAAGCACTCCGCTGTCTAGTAATATTGATGGGGATGCAGGGTGTGCAACGCCTTTCCAAGTTGAAGTATTGCCCCGTCATATACGAGCACTTGTTCCGCCAGAAGTAGAAGTAAAGTAAAGTAGCAATAGGAAAAAAGCAACCTTTTGAAAAATTGGTTGCTTTTTTATTATTGAAAAAATTTGGGAGTTTAATAGTCGGAAATGAAACCTTTTTAAGAGTATTTCGTTATATATAGTATATATTTTGGGAATATATTTCCTTTTAATCAGTAAGTAGTAAAATAGAGCCTATACCAAATTACATAAAAAAATTTAAAAAGTTAGGAGATTATTATGTTCTTATGAACAGTTTCAGTATATAGTTGAGGAAGAGCTTGCAAATCTTGTACAAAGAAAGACGGGGGAAAGATGAATATTATTGCTGCACCATCCATTCAGGAAACAATATCTAAAATTTTTATGTCGGAAAATGAGACATTAAATCAATATGAAGGATTAGAAAACTTTTTTGAAATTGAAACTCAATTAATTTATGAAATCCATCATCTTGAAAAAGATCGGGCAAAACAAACTTTGCGTGAATTGATTGATTTGATCGCATTGCGTGCTGGGAAAGATACTATCCGCTCAGTCCGGAATTATTACATCGTACTGTCTTCGCTGATGGCACGTAAATTATATGAAATGCGCGTACCGCCGAAAAAGGCATTTGCATTTAATTCAGCTTGCATCGAACTAGTGGATAACCGCATGAACGATTCAGAGTTTTTATATGTGGCAGATGAATTGATCGAGTTTTTCGTATCCATCATTTCTGAACGGAAACAACCTTCTTTTGGCCATCAAACAGTCAATAAAGTAGTTATGTTTATCAATGATGAAGTTGAACGTGATTTATCTGTAGAAGATATCGCAAAACATTTCCATATTTCTACAAGTCACTTGTCCCGCATTTTTAGAGAACATGCAGGAATTACGCTTGTTGAGTATTTGAATGTGCGACGGGTTGAGGAATCGCAATATTACTTGCGCCATTCAGATAAAGTCATTTCGGAAATTTCAAAGCAATTCCATTTCTGCAACCAAAGCTATTTCACGCGGATTTTTAAGAAGTATACGTCTGTAACGCCAAAGCAATTCCGGGACAGCCAGCATATTCCATATTTCCGTTATACATTGCCAAACGCAAAATAAGGAGAAGAGATTCTCCTTTTTTTCTTGTCCTGGCAATAAAAAACGGTCTATACAAGTGGGCTGAAAAATTAGCTTTCGCATACCGCTTTTGGCATGGCTACACTTCCCTGTAGGCCATATCTTTTCAAGCGGTTGGTGAAATTAGCCGCTCGTGAAGATCATGGGTTCAACTTACATAGAATGCATTCGTAATTTTGCCACAATATGCAGAAAAGCAGCTTGGAGAACATCCATTGTTTGAATTTTGTTCTTCTTATCGGTATACTTCTTAATAGTTGAAAAAGGTGAAGGTGACTAAAGTGAAAAAGAAAATAACATTGCTGCTTATGTTAGCAGTTTCAGTAGTTTTATTAAGTGGATGTTCGGCCGTAGAAAATCAAGAAGGATTTTTCTATAGCGCGTTTGTAAAACCGTTCGTTGTTTCGTTAGATTATTTAGGGAACCTGTTTAATGGAAACTACGGATTAGCTATTGTTGCCATAACGGTAATTATCCGTTTGATTTTGATGCCGTTCATGCTGAATACGTACAAGCGCCAGCAAGGTATGAAAGTTAAAATGGATAGAATGCGCCCGGAAATGGAAGATATCCAAAAACGTTTGAAAGCAACGAAAGACAAAGAAGAACAAATGAAAATCCAGCAGGAAATGATGGGGCTGTACAAAAAGCACGAAGTTAACCCGCTGAACATGGGCTGCTTGCCTGTTATTATTCAAATGCCGATTATCATGGGCCTCTACTTTGCAATCTTGTATGCACCAGAAGAGATCAAGTCGCATGAATTCCTATGGTTTACGCTCGGTTCTCCGGATATTTTAATGACATTGATTGCGGGAGCGGTTTACTTCTTCCAAGCTAAAGTGTCTTTATGGACAATGCCGGAACAACAGCAAAAACAAATGAAACTATTCATCTATATTTCCCCAATCATGATTATGTTCGTTTCATTTTCATCGATGGCAGCATTGCCGGTTTACTGGGCAGTCGGAGGGATTTTGCTGATTATCCAAACGTTTATCGGACGGAAATTCTACTCAGAACATCCGGAAAAAGCTTTGGAATCAGTTGAAGATAAAAAATAAAGAAAAATGCCGGCAAATTTTTGCCGGCATTCTTTTTTGGGAGTTGAAGAAATGAATCGGAAAATGGCGTTAGGAATTAGTGTCGCAGTCCTTAGTATTGCTTCATTGATCTTTTTGATCCAAGGCAACTTGGATATAGCGGTATTGTTGATGACTTTGCTGTTTGTACTTACCAACAGTTTCCGTTACCAGAAAATGAAAAGTCAAGGAATGGAGCGGGAAGCCAAGTGGATGTTTGGCATGGCTGTGTTATTTGCAATTTTGTTCGTAATCATCCTTATTACTATCTTAGTATAAAAACAGTGCAGCCTCATTGAGACTGTACTGTTTTTTGGGCTTGTAGACAAAAGAATAATCAACTTTCTGACGGAATAAATAGACACACTTTATCAGAACCGTTACGGCACCTCCACTTCAGCCGGACGCTTTCCGCGAGCTCGCGCCGAACTAACTCGGTCCTGGCGTCCCGAGTGGATTTCGGCACTTCGCTGTCCCGCAGGAGTCGCCGGCTTGCGCTCCGGTGCCTGAAGCTAGAAGAGAATACTCGGTGTCTTGTACCAATTTTTACTCCATCCAGACACTTAGCAGTTGCCCTGATTCGAGAAAGAAGCCTAACCGGGCGGGACAAGCAGACTCCTGTGGGACAGCTCGAGCGGAAAACCTTGCAGGCAAGACAGTGGCCGAAAGTCTTGAGGCCAAGTCTTTGCGACGAAGCTAGCGAAGCGATGCAGAGACAGGAGCAACGGTCTTTTCAGTGACGAGGAGGCTGAAGCCGAGCCCACGGAAAGCGAAGTGGCCGGCCCGGTTGAGTTATACATCCTTATTTAACTATCTTGCACTTTGTCTACAGTCTATAAAAACAGTGCAGCCTCATTGAGGCTGCACTGTTTTTTTATATTCATATTTTTCTTTTTGCCGTTGTTCCAATAAGTTGTCCAAGCGCCCTATTAGGCTTTGAATATCTTTTTGGGATATACGCTTCATTATGCCCAGCTCCTTGTAACGTTTCTAATCATTTATTCGTACGAAAAGAAAAGGTTATGGGGGTGTTTTGGCATGTATTTTATAAAAATTTTATTTTTTTTATTATTTAGCAGTTCAAATCAGTAAGCAAGTTTCTTTTTCGTTAGCAATACAATGATGACTGCAGGCACCGAAAAAGCGATCATGCCAAGGAACGCGAGTCCTGGAGAAATTTCATATAAGAACCCGCCGACGATTGTCAATAAGGCGACACTTAAGCTCATAGCAAGAGCGGCATACATGCCCTGAGCCGCTGGAATATGACCAGGATCCAGTTTCTTGAAGATATACCGCACGAATGCATAGTGAGCCACACCGAACGACAAAGCGTGAAACAGCTGCGAAAAAATGAATACCCACACAGAAGGAAAGAGGAAAATAAGAATCCATCGAATCGTTGATCCAACGCCTGCCAATAAAAACATAGAAGACACAGGCCATTTCTCAAAGAGTGTGTCTGCTTTTGCAAAAAAGATGATTTCCAGCACAATAGCTACATTCAAAATAAGGCCAATGTAAAAACTGTTAATTCCTAAATCCTGTAAATAGATAAAACCGTAATTATAGTAAGCAGCGTGAGTGCCTTGAAGCAGAAGAGATACCAGCAGCACGATGACGAACCCTTTTGATTTTAAGAGATGCAAGGCGGCTCCGCGTGTAACCGGGTTTTTCGGCTCAGGTTTTGTTGCGAGTGAAGAAGGGGATGTGATAAACTGTGTGCCGGCCATGAATACTAATCCGGCCATCATCACCCAAAAGATTGCGTTTTCCTGCCAGATTTCAGTGACACTGCCGACAATCAGCAGCGCAATGGTATAACCGATTGAACCATATGCCCGGCTTTTTCCGTAATGGACGCGATCTTTTTGCATTAAAACAGTAGCTCCGCTTTCGATAGCAGGCATCATGTTTGGGTAGATAAAACTAAAAATGACAGTTATTAAAAAAAGGTTGGCGTATGAGTTTGCAGGTATGTATAATGCCAGAACGACGACCGATAACAAGGCCAAAATCTGCATAAGGCGAGCTAGTGACACCTTACGTGTCATGAGCGGGAAAAACAATAAGGTTGATAAAGCCCGTCCAATTGTGGCTACGCCCATGATGATGCTTGCCGCTGAAACGCTTAGCTCTTTTTCATTGGTCAGCCAGCCGGTCCAGTAGGGGAGAAACACACCCCATGTAAAGAAAAATGCAAAAAAATTAAGAGAAAGCCATTTTTGATTGTACACAATTTTACCTCGAATCTATTTTAAGAGTCTCTTTAAAGTATAGCCAAAATTCCACAGTTTCGGGGAGTTTTTGCTCCGTTATATGATAGAATGTAAGAGAAGTTGAGAGAAAGAAGGAAAAATATGCCATCTCGTTATTCGTCAAATCAGAAAAAAAAGAACCCTTATATAAAGTGGTCCTTAATCATTGTGCCAATTCTCTTAGTCATTGGAGCAGCTTCTTGGTATTTTTTGCAAACGCAAAATAGTGCAAGCAATGTAGAAGATGTTGCTAAGAACGAAGTGCAGACATCGCAAAAGCCTGCAGAAGAGCAGCCGAAAGAAGAGAAAGCCACGGAAGAAACAAATGAAGAATCGAATGAAATAGAAAAGACTGAGGAAACTAAAGCGCCGGAAAAAACAGAAGAACCGAAACAACAAGAAACTTCAAAAGAGCCGAAAGAAACTGATCCTCCGAAAGAGCAAGCAAAAGAGGAAGATGCCGCTGCTGCTTCAAAACCGAAAAAGCAGGAAACAGCGAAGGACGCTTCCTCTTATTCAGATACGATCGGACTGCCAGGCAAACCGACTGTGATCAATGGTGTTTTACTTGCGAACAAGCAGCACCCGCTGCCCGAAACGTATGCCCCAGGTGAAAGCCAAGAAGCGCGTTCAGCTTTTGAGGAAATGAGACAAGCAGCACTCAAAAAGAGCATCGATTTGGTCGCATTCAGTACGTACCGTGACTTTGCACGCCAAAAAGAACTGTATAAAGGCTATGTAGCAAAAGACGGCCAAAAAGCGGCTGACCGCTACAGCGCCCGTCCAGGCTACTCGGAACATCAGACCGGCCTCGCTTTTGATATTGGTGAAGCTGGGCAGGAACAGCACTGGGCTTCAGCTTCGTTCGGCGAAACCAAAGGCGGAAAATGGCTGGCGGAAAACGCCCATAACTATGGCTTTATCCTGCGTTATCCAAAAGGAAGCGAAAGCATTACCGGCTATATGCACGAGTCTTGGCATTACCGCTACGTTGGGAAAAAAGCCGCAACCGAAATTTACAAAAAAGGCATCACATTGGAACAATATTTAGGTGTTTAATTTTATAAATTATATAAGTTGAACTTAACTTCAAACTTTTGGTATTTCGCAAAACAGCTATGCTTTCCTGCGAGAGTCTCCGCTGTGTTGCTCTTTAGCAAGAGATTTCTTAGCGCCGGCGCCTCCTTTGCGACGAGCTTGCGCAGGAGCAATCGTCTTTGCCTTTCCCAAAGCGGCCGAAGCGATGTGTAAAAGATTAATTCTTTGGTTCACCTTATATATTTTCTATTTACTCCAACAAAAAGAGTCTCAGAATGATAAATTCTGAGACTCTTTTTTGATTTCATAAAATTGGAGACAACAACCGGGCAATTGATTCTTTTGTTTTGATCATTCGTGTCCGGCCATAATATTTTTCAAGTGTCAGTTCATTGGACAGCTCCATATCTTGATAGAACAATTCAGCCAACTCTGTGGAGACTTTTTCGTCATACATGAACGCATTCACTTCAAAGTTCAGTTTGAAGCTTCGCACGTCGATATTGGCTGTGCCTACTGTAGATGCCTTGCCATCAATGACAATCATTTTGGTATGTAAAAAACCATTGTTGTAGATGAACACTCGAGCCCCGGCTCTCAGCATTTGTCCGGCATATGAATACGTCGCCCAGTAGACAAATGGGTGATCCGGCTTGTTGGGAATCATGATGCGGACATCAATGCCTGATAACGCCGCGATTCGGACAGCGTCATAAAAGCTGGCGTCTGGAATAAAATAAGGCGTCTGGATGTAAATCGACTTTTTAGCCAAGTTGATCAACTTCAAATAGCCATCTTTAATCTGCTCCCATTCTTCGTCCGGTCCGCTGGAAACAATTTGCATCGTTGTCTCGCCTTTTTCCGGAATGACAGGAAAGTAAATCTCGTCGTATTCAATATCGTTTCTGGCGGAAGCTTGGTTCCAGTCAAGGATGAAACGCGTCTGCAATGGGTGCAGCGCGCTTCCTTCAAGCCGCAGGTGCGTATCCCGCCAATACCCGAATCTTCTTGTAAGGCCTAAATATTCTTCTCCGACATTAAAGCCACCGATATAGCCTACTCGGCCATCAATGACTACAATTTTTCGGTGGTTCCGGTAGTTGAGCCGCGGATTGATAAGAGGCAAGATGGCAGGGAAGAACGCTTCCACTTCTCCGCCAGCCGCGATAAATGTTTTGAACTTTCTTTTGCTCAGCAGGCGAGAACCCATGTCATCGTACAACACACGCACTTTGACGCCTTCTTTGGCTTTAGCCGTTAAAGCTTCCATGATCCGGTTGCCGAGTTGGTCCAAGCGAAAGATGTAATATTGGATATGAATATGGTCTTTTGCGTTCTCAATGTCTTTGATCAACGAATCAAATTTTTCGCGGCCGTCATTGAATATTTGTACGGAGTTATCTTGCGTCAACACAGCTCCGTTATTTCGTAAATGCAAATATACCAGATCTTTATAATCCCGAGCATTGTCATCTCGGAAATGGAATTCGTTGTCATGTAACGCATTCATTTGGTGGGCAATTAAATTTTCGATTCCCACTTTTTTGCGGCCTTCCCATTTGAAAAGCGTTTTTCTTCGGAGGCGCCTTCCTAACAAAAGATAGAAAAAGAAACCGAAAATCGGAATGAAAAACAAGACCATTATCCATGCCCATGTTGAAGAAGCATCACGGCGTTCTAAGAAAACGAGTGCTGCTGCAAGAAAAATATTTAAGACAAAAATGACTGCCGTGAGTATGCTTATGATGGATAAAGTCATCTGTATTCCCCTTGTCTTCAAATTTATTTCTTTATCTAATTATAGACTACTTACGTAAAAGGAAGAAGAACATTGTCAGTTTCGGCAAGTAAATATTCCTATATTGTTAAATAAAAGGGAAAAATTACCGGATAGAAAAAATAAAATGCGCTCAACTTTTGGCTGAGCGCGTTTATAGTTATTCGCTTATATTCTCTTCTTTTTTCAATTGTTCTACCACACCTTCAACTTCTTGGCGGCTCATTTTTTCTTTGCCTGATTTTAAGGCCTTCAAAGTGCTGTGTGCTAAAGCGAGCGGGACTTTACAGAACATAAGAATCCGTTTGTTTTTAATGGATTTTACATACAGTTGCGCTTGCGCAAGATTTTCGTTCGCGTAATTGAACATGTCTTCCCGGTTCCAGTCTTTCGGCACGAAACTGACGCCGCGCTCCAAGTCTTCGTCGTAATTCCGAAGCATGTTGACGGCTTGAAGCCCACGGCCAAAGCCTATGGCAAGTTCAGGATCGGTTTCTGTGTTGTCATGCCATCTCCATAAATCAGAAAGCATTTTGCCGACAAGCCCAGCCACATAATACGTATAGTCATCCAATTCTTCCCGTGATTGAATGTTCCAGCCTTTTTCCACCCATTTGGCCATGCCCTCGGCCATTTCAGCTGTCGAAGCCTTTACTTTGTCGACAATATCGGTAGGGCATAAATCGAGCCAATCGTATAAACGCAAACTGACTGGAGGCAGCATATGGTTATAAGGTTGAACAAGTGCTTTATATTCATTTGCATCAAACGTAGTTTGCAGCATTTCGCTGATTTTTAATAGGAGCGTTATTTTTGCTTTGTCTTCCAGTTCCGGATGATCTTCAATTTCATCAATCGCCCGCATGCAAAGATAAGCGGATGCGACAGTTGTTTTTAAGGTAGGTTCTAAAAAACTGATTGGGATGAAAAAAGTCCGGCTTGTTTCTTTTAACATGACCATGGACTCTTTGTGCAAATTCGAGACTTTACTCATCTCAATTTCCTCCTATTCGTAGCCAGAATGATAACTTCTATGTATAGAGTGACTTGAAGAAAAACCAAATCACGAAAGTGCCTGTCTACTAAATATAAACGAATTACATAAAAAAACAAATGATTACCCTAAATGTGCTGTAACCAATAAAAAATCCCAAGGGCTACTCGCTTTGGTGAGTAGTCTTTAGGATTTTGCGTTTACTTTGAATGAAAATACTGCCAAGCCTCTAAGATGCCGCCAGCAAACCCGCGAGATGCACGGTAAATGGTCGGATCTTCCGGAATCGCTAATAATTCTGGATGAGCATTTCCGACAATCACAGAAGGGAAACCTTGTGTCAGCATTTCCGTATCATTGCCGGAATCTCCAGAAACAAGCAGTTTAATGTCCTGCAACTGATATTTCTTCACAACATACTGGAGGGCTTGTCCTTTGCCGCCGTCTACAGGCAAGATGTCCACATATTTGCTGCCGCTGTAAATATATTTATGCGGGATGCCAGCATCGCTTATTTGCTTTCCGAATTCTGCTGCTGTCTCATCGTCAGCTACGTAGTAAGAAGAGCGGTTTTTTCCTGTGACCGGTTGTTTTGTCAGTCCTGCGAAACGAGCTGCAATTTCCTCAATTTTTTCAGGCTGCCAGTTTTCGGTCATTCGCTCATCCCATTCCGAGTCTAACTCGAAATCTTCACCATTCCGGATACGGATTTCTGTGCCGACGTCGGTAATAGCGATGTCAGGTGCAGGAAGGTTTTCTGCATCTCTTAATTTCTGCATTGATTGAAAATGACGACCCGTATTGTAGACCAAGTTTACGTGGTAAGGCTGTTCTTCGAAGAAAGCCAGCAGTTCTGTTAAAGCTTCTCTATCCCCGACGAAGGTTTTGTCCAGGTCGGTTGCCAATAAATGTGTTACTCCGTTCATCAATGATCACCTCATACATAGCGTCTATTTTTTTTGAAATAGATGTCCACTGGAATTCTTGGTTGGCCACATCGATCGCTTGGCGGCTTAAACGTTCTGCAAGCAACCTGTTGGCAGCAAGAACTTCCATAGCAATAGCCAAGTCCGCTTCGTTTTTCGTCTCTACCAGCAACCCGGTGATGCCGTCGCGAACAACATTTTTCAATCCACCGACGTCAGACGCAATTACAGGGCTTCCACAAGCTTGCGCTTCTGCAGCAACCATGCCGAATGATTCGTAGAAACTTGGCACGACCGTAGCCGTAGCAGCATTGAAAAGCAGGGACAATTCTTCTTGCGACTGTGGTCCAAGAAATTCCACTTTATCTTCGATTCCTTCTAAAGCATAGCATAAACTTTTATCAAGAGGCATGCGCGTGGTCGGGTCAAAGGCTTCTTCATCGCCGCCTGCAATAATCAAACGCGGTTTATATGCAGGATCGGCTTTGCTCACTAACAGTTGGAAGGCATGCAATAGGGTGTAGATGCCTTTCGTTTCTTCCAAGCGTCCGGCAAATACAAACAAGGGGCTTTCGTATCCTAATTTTCTTCTTAAATGCCTTCGGTTTCCATGCACTTTGAAGGCCTGGTCAACCCCAATTGGGACTACTTTTATAGGAGAAGGAGAGGCGACGTTTTGCTGGATAAGCTGTTTCTCGCTTTGGGTCGTCGCTAAAACCTGATCTGCAGATTGAAGAATAGTTGATTCAGCTTCCATACGGCGTTCATCTCGAATGCCCGTCGCTTTTTCTTTCGCCCATCCAAGAGAATGTGATGTGTAAATAAACGACAGGCCAAATTCTTCTTTCAGTTTTTTTCCGATCAAGCCTGACAACCAATAATGGGTGTGGACCAAATCATAAGAAGCCAATGGCAATGTTTGCTTTAATTCTTTATAAAAAGCGGGAAGCATTGTATACATTTCGTTTTTCGATACAAAACCTTTAAAGCCGGCTTTGATTCGATAAACCCGGCATGATTTCCCGAACGTTTCCATTTTAGGAGCTGTTTCGTCGCACCAATGCGTGACAACGTCGACTTGCCATCCTCTTTTTTCTAAAGCTAACGCTAATTGTTTCACGTAATTGTTTTGTCCGCCTGCTTGTTTACCGCCAAGCTTCGCTAGAGGATCTCCATGATCCGAAACAAAAAGTACTTTTTTTCTCATTTCAGTTCATCTCCATTCTTTTTGCATCAGCGCTTAAAAATTTCAAGACTAAGATAATTAAATACCCTTTATTGCTTCTAATTAAACTTTTAGTTAAGGGAATATTCCCTTAATTCCTTTTGCTAGTGGAGTGGAAAAGGCCAAACATTCCCCCTTGGAAACGTTTCCAAGGGGGAATGTTTGGCTAATTATTTAGGATTGTCAACAAATTTTCCGTAGTCCGGTACAGCCAAATACGGGAAGTGGTTGACCAGTCTTACGAGACCTGCCGCCATTTTCGGTCCCCTCATCGGTTTGCCATGCCCAGTAGCGGCAATAGAAGGTCGCAAGTTGGCGATTTTGATGACCGAATCCCATGCGGCTCGCCAATCTGTCGTTAAATAAACAGGGGGGCCGCAGACTTCTTTTTTCTGGACTAGTACTTTGTAAAATGAATCCTGTTTGACGGTTACAAAAGCGTCGCCCGCAATGACGATCCGGCCTTCAAGCCGGAAAAGGGAAATATGCCCCTCGGAATGTCCCGGGGTATGAAACCATTTCCAGCCGGGCAACTCCGGAATGTCTCCGCTGGTTGGAAGTTCTCGGAGATGCTCTGAAATGTTGATGGCTTGTTTCGGGAAAGCAGCTG includes these proteins:
- a CDS encoding MBL fold metallo-hydrolase, which produces MERSSSTDNVLPVTSLKDGSGREVMRDVFCFTTQIVNVYFIGNPAFSNEWVLVDAGMPESGSRILKEAEDRFGPDHKLKAIVLTHGHFDHVGGIVQILEKFQVPVYAHPLEFPYLQGKKDYPEPDSSVQGGLVAKMSAAFPKQAINISEHLRELPTSGDIPELPGWKWFHTPGHSEGHISLFRLEGRIVIAGDAFVTVKQDSFYKVLVQKKEVCGPPVYLTTDWRAAWDSVIKIANLRPSIAATGHGKPMRGPKMAAGLVRLVNHFPYLAVPDYGKFVDNPK
- a CDS encoding HAD-IIB family hydrolase translates to MNGVTHLLATDLDKTFVGDREALTELLAFFEEQPYHVNLVYNTGRHFQSMQKLRDAENLPAPDIAITDVGTEIRIRNGEDFELDSEWDERMTENWQPEKIEEIAARFAGLTKQPVTGKNRSSYYVADDETAAEFGKQISDAGIPHKYIYSGSKYVDILPVDGGKGQALQYVVKKYQLQDIKLLVSGDSGNDTEMLTQGFPSVIVGNAHPELLAIPEDPTIYRASRGFAGGILEAWQYFHSK
- a CDS encoding glycosyltransferase, whose translation is MRKKVLFVSDHGDPLAKLGGKQAGGQNNYVKQLALALEKRGWQVDVVTHWCDETAPKMETFGKSCRVYRIKAGFKGFVSKNEMYTMLPAFYKELKQTLPLASYDLVHTHYWLSGLIGKKLKEEFGLSFIYTSHSLGWAKEKATGIRDERRMEAESTILQSADQVLATTQSEKQLIQQNVASPSPIKVVPIGVDQAFKVHGNRRHLRRKLGYESPLFVFAGRLEETKGIYTLLHAFQLLVSKADPAYKPRLIIAGGDEEAFDPTTRMPLDKSLCYALEGIEDKVEFLGPQSQEELSLLFNAATATVVPSFYESFGMVAAEAQACGSPVIASDVGGLKNVVRDGITGLLVETKNEADLAIAMEVLAANRLLAERLSRQAIDVANQEFQWTSISKKIDAMYEVIIDERSNTFIGNRPGQNLRRG